The Pseudomonadota bacterium DNA segment TTCTGTTCATGTTTTAAGAAGTAAACTTTGGGAAGTAGTACTACACTATGAACATGAATATTTAAGATCTTTGAACATTTCTGGGCCAACAATAGATCACTTTATCTACGAAAAAATCCAAAATGGTAAATTGGATAATAATGCAAGAAATGTGGCTCGATTTGCTATAGCATATTTGATTAAAGGATTGGAACTAGCTTTATTCGAAAAAAATATGCCGATTCAAAAGGAAAACTGGATTGAAGAACTATTTAAAAAGCTGAGCAAGTATCCGTTCGACGAGGTTCTGGAAAAACTAAATGTTGTAACCTTCAATTATGATCGTGTTTTTGAATATTTTGCCTCGGAGTATATTAAGAAATATTATCCCGGCGAGTCAGATAGTCGAGGACAGCAGTTCATAAGATCAAAAGTATGCCATGTTTACGGATCGTTAGGAACATTCACTGAGACTCCCTTCGAGCTCAAAAATAATGAGACAGACAAGATGAAAACTGCATATACAAACTGCAACCTTATGGATTACAGCGGAAAGCCGATACAGTGGCCAGCAGGTACAGATTTTGAAAATATCTATTTCCTCGGTTTTGGGTATGATAAGGAGAACCTAAAGCGGATTAATTTGGACGGTTTCATAACGGCAATTAAAAAAGGTACAGGCAAGGCAAATATCACAAATCCCTATTTGATAGAGGTAGTTCCTAACAAAAAATGTTTTCAATTCTGCAAAGAGGATATAAATGTATGAATCCATCATCTCGAGGAAAAAGAGAAAGGGGTCGCGCCTTGACACGGGACAGGAAAGGTGATTAGCATCGCGATTGTGGAGGGGAGAGATGTTTAAACCGAAATATACCATAACTTCCGAAATTCCTAATAATCTCACAAAGACAGTAGAGGCAAAGGCAATGTTTGAAAACGCTTACCTCATTCCCATCCGGTCAGCATCACCATGAAAAAGATGCAGGACATCCCGGAAGTGAAGTACCCCGCGGCAATGGCAGGACAAGACCGCGCTAACTTTCTCAGAGGAAACTCCGAGGTATTGACCCGCGGGGCAATACGCATCATCGAGGGGGTCGATCAACGGTAGATAAAAAAGGAGATGAATAGCAATGACAGAGAAATCATTAGCTGTTTTTGAAGGAAAACAAATCCGCCGCCACTATGATGAGAATACCGAAACATGGTATTTCTCAGTGGTTGATATTTTGCAGGTTCTAATACAGCAATCTGATTATCAGGCGGCTCGAAACTACTGGAAAGTTTTAAAAAACCGTTTAAAAAAAGAAGGCAGTGAGTCGGTTACAAAATGTAACCAACTGAAAATGGAATCTGCAGACGGAAAAAAATACCTGACCGATGCTGCTGATCCGGAAACATTGTTACGGCTTATTCAGTCTGTTCCAAGTCCCAAAGCAGAACCGATAAAACTATGGTTGGCAAAGGTGGGATACGAACGGTTACGGGACATGAGCGATCCTGCGCGCTCACTCGACCACGCCCGTGAATACTGGCAACAGATGAAGGGGATATGGGGTAAGGTCTTGTTTTTTGCATTCGAATGGGCGATGGACAGCCATAAGGATATAAATAACTCAGCAGATGCAGGTGAGTGAAAAGGTAAGGCTGGGAAGAAACATAAAAGGGGATAGCTCAGAACGATGAAAGTCAAGGAATCTGAAAAACATAAACTGAAACAATGAATTACCACGAGGCAAGTCCATGGGTATCAAAGGTAAAATAGTGACGGCCTCTTATACGAAGCAAGTTTCCGGGAATGGATCCGAGGGCATTCAATTTGTTTGAAATTATGCAAGGGAAAGTATAAACTCTATATCATTTATACTTGTAACCCCAGGAAGTAAGGAGGTTTTTATGGCTACGAGAACTCTAAAACTCGACATTTCTTTTCAGGAACTTCTTGCTGTTGTGGATCAGCTTGAATTGGATGAAAAAATGTTTCTCAGGAGAAAGCTGGACAAGGAAAAGGTCCCTTCCTGGCAGGAGCGTTTTGGAAGAGCACTTCAACAGCTCGGCAATAAAAATAAAAGGTTCACAGCAAAGGAAGTGCTAACCGATGTCGAACAGGCCATTTCCGATGTAAGAAAAAATGCATAGAATTAAGGCTGTTTTAGACACCAATATTATTGTCAGTGGTATCGTATCACCAAAGGGCTCAACAAGAAAACTTCTTGAACTATCAAAGGAAGAAACATTCAAAGTTGTGACCTCGATTTTGATAAATCGGGAAATCCTTGAAGTTCTCCATAGGAATAGCATATACACGAAATATGGCCTCAATGAAGCTATCATAGATGACATCGCTTCTTTTCTTTATGAGGGTACAATTTTAACAGAAGATTCGTACGAAATTATGAAAATCAAGAAAGATCCGGAAGATGATAAATTTATCAACTGTGCCGTTGAAGGGGAAGCAGACTACATAGTTTCCGGCGATAAACATCTGCTTGATCTGAAACATTATAGCGGTATACAGATTGTTAATGCAACCAGCTTTTTGAGAATCCTGCAAAAAGCATGACGCTAATTCCAATAAGGAACGGCATCACGGGGGATTAAAGGCAGTGAATAGTGTGCGGTTTAATCCCGCTTTATGCGGGACATAGTATATAGTGAACAGTGGTAAGGGCGCTAAACGGGTTATGACTTCTTGGTATCTCAACCTTTTCTGTAAAGTTACTCCTTGATAAATAACCCCAGCAAAGGGTGTGTGTGTTGCTATTCACTATGTCCCGCATTAAGCGGGATGAAACCGTTCACTGAATTTCAAAAAGGGGGAACTATATGGCAACTAAGAAAACAGTTGAAAGTACGGAATTTATGTACCTGTCTCTGGAAAGCATTATAGTGGAAGAACAGGTTCGTTCAGGGATCGATACGGAGAGTGATTCCTTCAAGGCACTCATGGAATCGATTAAAGACCGGGGTGTATTAGAACCTGTCCTTGTAACACCAAAAGACGGCAAATACCTGCTGCTATGCGGGGAACGCCGTTATCTTGCAGCCCAAAAGCTTGATCTGGAATCCATCCCTGCTCGTATCGTCAATACGATCACCCAGAAGGATGAGATACTGGCTTATCAGTTGACGGAGAACCTTCAGCGGGAAGACCTGAATCCCATCGATCAGGCAAAAGGGATACTTACATATATTCAGGCAAAACATCCCGATAAGGGATTCGATGTGAACGGGGTGATGAACGAATTAGTAAGCTATGATAGAAGACCTGACGGAGTATCTGCCGAAATTGCCGCAACGTTTGCGGCAATTCTTGAAATCTCCGGAAAGTCAACAAAGACGCTGTTCAACGGACTATCACTTTTAAAACTTTCTCCTGAAATTCAGGCCGAAATCAGGTCAGGAAACCTGCCTGTTTCCCAGGGGTATCTCTTTGCCGCCAACCTTGATTGCCCGGATCTTATGACGATATTTACCGACATTTTGAAGACGCCGGTTACTTACATTACCTTGGAAAGAATGCTCACTGCATACAAAAAAGTCAAACCTGAACCGACTAAAACAAAACCCATACCTGTAAAGAAACAGGTTAAAAGTATTGCATCAATAAAAACAGTCTTTGAAAAGGGTATTGGAACCTATATACGGGAAGACGTTGAAACATATCTCTATGAACTACAGGTTTTCTGTAATTTTGTACAGCAACAGAGTTTTATAACCCCATACGGCAAGAAAAGACCGCCACAGGTGTGAGCAGGGAGAAAAGGGCAGGTGAATCGAAACAGCTCTTTAATGCTCACGGTGTTTGTTCTGACTTATGTCTGCCAATTCCCGTTCGATTGCTTTTTTGATAAAATGGTTCAGTGATATTCCTGCTGTCGTGGCCTGGATAAGAGCGTTGATATGCAATTCCGGCGGTATGCGGACGTTAAAGCTGCCCTTACATGATTTTAACGGTTCTTTTCCAGTTTCCTTGCATAGAAGGATATAGTCTTCAACAGCCTCAATAAAAGCCTCTTTCAATTCCTTTACGCTGTTACCTTCAAAGGCAATGAGGTCATTGACGCCTTCAATCCTGCCATGGAATATCTCGTCATCAGCATTATAATGGACTGTTCCGATAAAATCTTTGTGCATCATAATATCTTTCATTGTAGTATCCCCTGTCTTTTCAATTCTTCAAGAATAGCATCAATCTGGTACTGCTTAAGCTCAGGATGAGGATGTGGTTTATGTAGCCTGATAATATGCTGTGTTGCATGATCTATAAATGCAATCCTCGATCCTGATGTCTTACCTGTTTTGGCCTCCTTATATCCATATACCGATAACAATCGTTTCAACTCATCGTAAGTGAAATCTTTTGGTTTAGAAATTAACCTTTTCAGGAGCTTATCAGCTTTTCCCATGATTTATAATTATAGCAAATGTTTTAAAATATGCAACCGATAATGTGTTACAAATAAATTTATTTGAAATAATCTTGCAGTGCTTTGACCTGAAGTCCGCCTTTTTTAATGTGTTCTATGGCATTAACCATGGCCTGTGCACCGGAAAGGGTTGTTGTGTATGGGATTTTGTACTGGACTGCGTTTGCCCGTATACTTACTTCATCCTGCATCGGATTTCTGCCGCTTGGTGTATTAATGATAAATTGAAGCTCACCATTCTTGATCATGTCAACGATATGTGGTCTACCTTCAGATACCTTATTGACGAAAGCTACATCGATCCCGTTGTTTGCGAGGACTTTTCCGGTTCCTTTTGTGGTAAATATCTTAAAACCCAGGTCGGACAGCTTCTTTGCGATGAATACTACATTCCTCTTATCCTTGTTTTTTACACTCAGGAGCACGTTTCCGGAAGCAGGGAGGTCCTGGCCTGCGCCGAGTTGTGCCTTGAGAAAGGCAGCGCCGAAATTCATGTCTATTCCCATGACCTCACCGGTAGACTTCATTTCAGGCCCGAGGATCGTATCAACCCCGTAAAACTTATTGAAAGGGAAGACTGATTCTTTCACGGCTACATGCGTTATCTCAACCTCTTTATCAATTCCAAGGTCTTTCAATTTTAGCCCTACCATCAGTTTGACAGCTACCTTGGCCCACTGGATGCCGGTGGCTTTGCTGACAAATGGAATGGTTCTGCTTGCACGGGGATTTACCTCAAGTACATAAATCACATCATTTCTTACGGCGTACTGGATATTCATGAGGCCTATAACGTTGAGTTTCTTAGCAAGCATATATGTGTATGTCTTTATTTTGTCGATCACCTTGTCATCGAGAGAGTAGGGCGGCAATGCACAGGCGCTGTCTCCCGAATGGATGCCGGCTTCTTCGATATGTTCCATGATGCCTGCAACTACGCAGGTTTCGCCGTCGGCAACGGCATCTACGTCTATTTCTATGGCATCTTCAAGAAACTTGTCTATCAGGATCGGTTTATCCGGTGACGCTTCGGCTGCCTTTTCCATGAAGTTCATAAGGTCGCCGTCTGTATAAACGATTTCCATGGCCCTGCCGCCAAGCACATAGGACGGCCGCACCACAACAGGATATCCTATCGTGTTTGCTACTTCTTTTGCTTCTTCAAATGATATGGCTATGCCGTTTTCGGGCTGGGTGAGGTCCAGTTCTTTAAGCAAAGTCTTGAACTTGTCCCTGTCTTCTGCCATGTCTATACTTTCCGGTGTTGTTCCTATTATGGGTACGCCTGATTTCTGCAAGGCCACTGCAAGGTTGAGCGGCGTCTGTCCGCCGAACTGAACGACTACGCCATCCGGTTTTTCACGTTCTGCAATATCAAGCACATTTTCAAAGGTAAGAGGCTCAAAATACAATTTGTCTGATGTGTCATAATCTGTGCTTACAGTCTCAGGGTTGCTGTTTACCATGATAGTTTCATAACCGAGTGCTTTCAGCGCAAAAGCGGCATGGACGCAGCAGTAATCGAATTCTATACCCTGGCCGATTCTGTTTGGCCCGCCGCCCAGGATCATGATCTTTTTTTTGTCAGAGATCCTTGATTCGTCTTCTTTTTCATAGGTGGAATAGTAATAAGGGGTATATGCCTCAAATTCGGCGGCGCATGTGTCAACAAGCTTAAAAACGCTTTTAATGCCCATACTGATTCTTGCTGCACGTATCTCTTCTTCGTTTTTGCCGATAAGAGTGCCTATCTGCCTGTCGGAAAATCCAAATCTTTTTGCCCTGAGCATAAGTTCTTCAGATAAATCATCCTGCCCGGCTATTTCTGCTTCAAACTGCACAATCTCTTCAATATTCTTCAGAAACCACCTGTCTATGCCTGTGAGCTCATAAATTTCGTTAATATCGATGCCTGCCTTTAATGCGTGGCGAATATAGAATACCCTGTCTTTGTTCGGGGTAATCAGTTTTTGTTTTATAAACAGCGGGTCATGTATACCCGGAAGTCTCTCGTCCATGATTCCGTAAACACCAACTTCAAGCGACCTGAAGCCCTTTTGCAGCGCCTCCTTAAAGGTTCTTCCAATGGCCATTGCCTCCCCTACGGATTTCATCTGCACGGTCAGAGTCTCATCCGCCCCTTTAAACTTTTCAAAGGTAAACCTTGGAACCTTGACAACACAATAGTCTATGGTCGGCTCGAACGATGCCGGGGTCTTTTTTGTTATATCATTGGGGATTTCGTCCAGGGTGTATCCTACTGCAAGCTTTGCAGCGATCTTTGCAATAGGGAATCCTGTAGCCTTTGACGCAAGGGCTGAGCTCCGGGAAACCCTGGGATTCATCTCAATGATTGTCATCCTGCCTGTATCCGGATGTACGGCAAACTGGATATTGGAACCTCCCGTTTCAACGCCTATTTCCCTTATGATCTTGATAGCGGCGTCCCTCATGGCCTGGTATTCTTTATCTGTCAGGGTCTGTGCCGGCGCCACAGTGACGCTGTCGCCTGTGTGCACGCCCATGGCGTCAAAGTTCTCAATGGAACAAATAATGACAACGTTGTCTTTTTTGTCCCTCATAACCTCAAGTTCATATTCCTTCCAGCCTATGACGGATTCCTCGATGAGGATTTCTGTGGTCATGCTGCTCTCAAGGCCTCTTAAGGCGAGGACTTTAAATTCTTCTATATTGTATGCAACCGCCGCACCTGTGCCTCCGAGGGTATAACTTGGCCTTATGATGAGCGGAAAGCCTATTTCTTTAGCCACCCACTTTGCATCATCCATATTGTGGGCAAGGCCGCTTCTGGGCACTTCGAGACCGATATTTTCCATAGCAGCCTTGAACTCTTCCCTGTCCTCAGCCTTTCTAATCGCTTTGTAATCAGCGCCTATCAGCTCTACATTATATTTATCGAGGATGCCCCTCTCTGAAATGATTGTGGCAAGGTTAAGGGCTGTCTGACCGCCGATAGTGGGAAGGATCGTATCGGGCCTTTCAACTTTAATGATCTCTTCAAGTATTTCGGGTGTAAGGGGCTCAATATAAACCCGGTCTGCCATATCAGGGTCTGTCATGATCGTTGCAGGGTTGCTGTTAACAAGGATTACCCTGAAGCCTTCCTCTCTCAGCGCCTTGCATGCCTGACTTCCTGAATAATCGAATTCACAGGCCTGGCCGATCACAATCGGGCCGGAGCCTATGATAAGTATGCTATTTATGTCTGTTCGTTTCGGCATATTGATCCTTTTTCGGCATTTAGCTCATTGCTCCTGGCTGATTTATGCGAATTTTCTTTGCCATGAACTATGAGCTATGAACCACGAACTGGTTCATATTTTTTTCTTCCTGAACTCCTTCATCATATCGGTGAATTTTGCAAACAGTCCGTATGCATCATGTGGTCCCGGTGATGCTTCAGGGTGGTACTGGACAGAGAAAACAGGGTAAGTCTCATGTTCCAGTCCTTCAATTGTATTATCGTTCAGGTTGATATGTGTTGCCTTTACTGATTCTGTTTTTATTGAATCAATGTCTACGGCAAAGCCATGATTTTCTGAAACTATATAGACCTTTCCCGTTGCCAGGTCTTTTATGGGCTGATTTGCCCCGCGGTGGCCGAACTTGAGTTTATATGTTCTTCCTCCATATGCGAGGCCAAGTAATTGTTGACCGAGACAGATACCGAAGACAGGGATTTTGCCGATAAGTTTCTTTATTTCTTCTATGGCATAAGGCACGCCTTCAGGGTCGCCGGGACCGTTAGAAAGGAGCACTCCATCGGCTTGCATTGCAAATATATTTTCTGCAGATGTACTTGCAGGAACAACCGTTACATGGCAGCCGGACTTATTGAGCATTCTAAGAATGTTCATCTTCACCCCGAAATCCATGACAATAACCTTTAATAGTGAATGGTGAATAGTGAATGGTGAATAGTCCGGACGGTTAATCCTGGACTGCGAACCCCGATCTTCTTCTCTGTTGCTCCAAATATAGGGTTCCGTGCAGGTTACTTCCTTAACAAGGTCTCTGCCGATAATGCCCTTCGATGCCTTTGCTTTCTTTACAAGACTTTCGGGATCCGAATCTATCGTGGAGATGATGCCTTTCATTGCGCCCTGAACCCTTATATGCCTCGTAAGGGCTCGTGTATCAACCTCTTCTATGGCTAATATGTTATGCCTGTGAAGGTAATTGACAATATCGTCCTGAGACCTGTAGTTGCTTGCAATCTTGCTTAATTCTCTGACAATGAATCCTTCTACCTTCGGATTGACTGATTCAATATCGTCTTCGTTTACGCCGTAGTTGCCGATGAGGGGGTAAGTCATTGTAACAATCTGTCCTTTATATGAGGGGTCTGTCATAATTTCCTGATAGCCGGTCATGCTGGTGTTAAAAACTATTTCCCCTTCCCTTTCACCCTCTATCCCGCAGCTTTTCCCCTCAAATATAGCTCCGTCCTCAAGGGCAATGAATGCCTTTGCTGCTTTCATTCGCCTCCCTTGCAAGCTTCTATGCATATGCCGCAGATATGATGGCCGAGGTTCCTTTTATTTTTGAATTGGGTAATCATGTCGTAACATCCTTTATGGTCAAATAAGGATTGAGTATCTTTTATCGATCCGGCCGGACATTTGTCGATACATGCCATGCAAGCCCCGCAATCTCCGTCAAACGGTTTGTCCGGTATAAGCGGCATATCTGTAAGGACTGCATTGTATCTGACTCTGGCTCCCAAAACAGGGTGTACCAGGAGATTGTTTCTGCCTATCCATCCTATACCTGATAAAACCCCTATATGTTTATGGGAAATATGCCCTTTCTGGTTACGCCAGTCTATAACCTGGGAGGCGCCGAAGGGTAAAGCTCTGTAGCCTTTTTTTTCAATTTCCTTTGAGAGCAGATATGCTATCATGTCGAGCCTGTAGTTCAACTGCCTGTAATGATGAAGATAGAGGGGGTTGGGCCCGTCCATTACAGTATCCAGAATACCTTTTGACAATACAAGACCAAAAGAGACGGCGAATGGTAACCTCTGTTTTATTGAATCTTCCAGGCCTACCAGTTCTTTTTCATATAGTGACATATCACCGATACCCGAAGTATCAACTCCGAAATCGGCTAACCAGATTTTAATAATGCTGTTGTTATCTTCCACTATGTCCTCAATTACTGGGGCTCACGTCGCCCCCTCCGCCTTTCCGTATGCACGAAGGATGTCCGCTCACTTATGTTCGCTTGGACGTCCGCTTGCGCTGGGACGCAAGTAAATGCATTTACGTCCTACGTCCGAAGGAGTATAGCGACTGAACGTCCTTCGTCCCTCGGGTAAATTGTCGCCCCTCCACCAGCCAGGCTGTCGGCTTTTTGACTCTTCAATTCAACATTCAAAATTCAACATTCAACATTTTATTTACAGTGTTCCTGTTTTTTTCAAATGTATCATCAATGCTGTTATGGCTGCCGGTGTAATACCCGGAATTCTGGATGCCTGACCTATGGTAAAAGGCCTGATCTTTGATAATCTTTCCACTACCTCCAGCGACAAGCCGGAAATGTCAATGTATGGGGTTTCAGAGGGAATTTTCATATTTTCAAGTCTTTTTGTCTTCTCTATCATCTCAAGTTGTCTTTCAGTGTAGCCCCGGTATTTTATATCTAACTCCACCTGATATGCAATATTTTCTTCCAGGTCGTTGAAGCTTGGTTCTATCCGTTTTATGCTGTCCATGGTCACTTCCGGTTTTTTGAGAAGTTCTTCAAGCGTGACAGGGTTTTTTATGCCTTCAAAACCGTTGTTTTTTAACATTTCAATCGTTTCAGCATTAGGCTTAAGTCTTATCGACTGCAACATCTCATGCGTCCTGGCGATCTTCTTCTTTTTTTCCACTACCTTCTCGTAACGTTCTTTGCTCACAATACCGGCGACATAACCTTTTTCCGTGAGTCTCAGGTCTGCATTGTCTTCCCGAAGCAGGAGCCGGTATTCAGCCCTTGATGTAAACATCCTGTATGGTTCGTCAACCCCTTTTGTAACCAGGTCATCTATCATAACGCCAATGTATGCCTCATCCCTGCCAAGGCAGAATATCCCCTTATCTATAACCTTTAATGCAGCGTTAATGCCTGCCATCATGCCCTGAGCTGCTGCTTCTTCATAGCCTGTTGTCCCGTTTATCTGTCCTGCGTGGAAAAGATTGCTTATCAGTTTAGTTTCAAGGGTGGCATATAGTTGTGTGGGATATACAAAGTCATA contains these protein-coding regions:
- a CDS encoding type II toxin-antitoxin system HicA family toxin; its protein translation is MGKADKLLKRLISKPKDFTYDELKRLLSVYGYKEAKTGKTSGSRIAFIDHATQHIIRLHKPHPHPELKQYQIDAILEELKRQGILQ
- a CDS encoding putative toxin-antitoxin system toxin component, PIN family, with translation MHRIKAVLDTNIIVSGIVSPKGSTRKLLELSKEETFKVVTSILINREILEVLHRNSIYTKYGLNEAIIDDIASFLYEGTILTEDSYEIMKIKKDPEDDKFINCAVEGEADYIVSGDKHLLDLKHYSGIQIVNATSFLRILQKA
- the carA gene encoding glutamine-hydrolyzing carbamoyl-phosphate synthase small subunit translates to MKAAKAFIALEDGAIFEGKSCGIEGEREGEIVFNTSMTGYQEIMTDPSYKGQIVTMTYPLIGNYGVNEDDIESVNPKVEGFIVRELSKIASNYRSQDDIVNYLHRHNILAIEEVDTRALTRHIRVQGAMKGIISTIDSDPESLVKKAKASKGIIGRDLVKEVTCTEPYIWSNREEDRGSQSRINRPDYSPFTIHHSLLKVIVMDFGVKMNILRMLNKSGCHVTVVPASTSAENIFAMQADGVLLSNGPGDPEGVPYAIEEIKKLIGKIPVFGICLGQQLLGLAYGGRTYKLKFGHRGANQPIKDLATGKVYIVSENHGFAVDIDSIKTESVKATHINLNDNTIEGLEHETYPVFSVQYHPEASPGPHDAYGLFAKFTDMMKEFRKKKI
- a CDS encoding type II toxin-antitoxin system HicB family antitoxin gives rise to the protein MKDIMMHKDFIGTVHYNADDEIFHGRIEGVNDLIAFEGNSVKELKEAFIEAVEDYILLCKETGKEPLKSCKGSFNVRIPPELHINALIQATTAGISLNHFIKKAIERELADISQNKHREH
- the carB gene encoding carbamoyl-phosphate synthase large subunit, coding for MPKRTDINSILIIGSGPIVIGQACEFDYSGSQACKALREEGFRVILVNSNPATIMTDPDMADRVYIEPLTPEILEEIIKVERPDTILPTIGGQTALNLATIISERGILDKYNVELIGADYKAIRKAEDREEFKAAMENIGLEVPRSGLAHNMDDAKWVAKEIGFPLIIRPSYTLGGTGAAVAYNIEEFKVLALRGLESSMTTEILIEESVIGWKEYELEVMRDKKDNVVIICSIENFDAMGVHTGDSVTVAPAQTLTDKEYQAMRDAAIKIIREIGVETGGSNIQFAVHPDTGRMTIIEMNPRVSRSSALASKATGFPIAKIAAKLAVGYTLDEIPNDITKKTPASFEPTIDYCVVKVPRFTFEKFKGADETLTVQMKSVGEAMAIGRTFKEALQKGFRSLEVGVYGIMDERLPGIHDPLFIKQKLITPNKDRVFYIRHALKAGIDINEIYELTGIDRWFLKNIEEIVQFEAEIAGQDDLSEELMLRAKRFGFSDRQIGTLIGKNEEEIRAARISMGIKSVFKLVDTCAAEFEAYTPYYYSTYEKEDESRISDKKKIMILGGGPNRIGQGIEFDYCCVHAAFALKALGYETIMVNSNPETVSTDYDTSDKLYFEPLTFENVLDIAEREKPDGVVVQFGGQTPLNLAVALQKSGVPIIGTTPESIDMAEDRDKFKTLLKELDLTQPENGIAISFEEAKEVANTIGYPVVVRPSYVLGGRAMEIVYTDGDLMNFMEKAAEASPDKPILIDKFLEDAIEIDVDAVADGETCVVAGIMEHIEEAGIHSGDSACALPPYSLDDKVIDKIKTYTYMLAKKLNVIGLMNIQYAVRNDVIYVLEVNPRASRTIPFVSKATGIQWAKVAVKLMVGLKLKDLGIDKEVEITHVAVKESVFPFNKFYGVDTILGPEMKSTGEVMGIDMNFGAAFLKAQLGAGQDLPASGNVLLSVKNKDKRNVVFIAKKLSDLGFKIFTTKGTGKVLANNGIDVAFVNKVSEGRPHIVDMIKNGELQFIINTPSGRNPMQDEVSIRANAVQYKIPYTTTLSGAQAMVNAIEHIKKGGLQVKALQDYFK
- a CDS encoding ParB/RepB/Spo0J family partition protein, whose amino-acid sequence is MATKKTVESTEFMYLSLESIIVEEQVRSGIDTESDSFKALMESIKDRGVLEPVLVTPKDGKYLLLCGERRYLAAQKLDLESIPARIVNTITQKDEILAYQLTENLQREDLNPIDQAKGILTYIQAKHPDKGFDVNGVMNELVSYDRRPDGVSAEIAATFAAILEISGKSTKTLFNGLSLLKLSPEIQAEIRSGNLPVSQGYLFAANLDCPDLMTIFTDILKTPVTYITLERMLTAYKKVKPEPTKTKPIPVKKQVKSIASIKTVFEKGIGTYIREDVETYLYELQVFCNFVQQQSFITPYGKKRPPQV